From a single Populus nigra chromosome 18, ddPopNigr1.1, whole genome shotgun sequence genomic region:
- the LOC133678906 gene encoding uncharacterized protein LOC133678906: protein MGYVLRVRLASFFAGAATASFAGLYLLYKDFKVAHDAISQQVESAHESLDRRISALEKLKQSEAPQPLQATE from the exons atggGTTACGTATTGAGAGTGAGATTGGCTTCATTCTTTGCAGGAGCAGCAACTGCATCATTTGCAGGACTTTATCTCCTTTACAAAGATTTCAAGGTTGCCCATGATGCCATCTCTCAACAG GTGGAAAGTGCTCATGAATCACTTGATAGACGGATCTCTGCATtggaaaaattgaaacaaagtgAAGCTCCACAGCCTCTGCAAGCAACAGAATAG